TAAGCTTTGGGGTTCTTGTTGAAGAGATCACTGAAGTTCTTGAAGAGCAGCCTGGACCACCCATCCTGGAGACGCCGCCCTGAGGTGTGCATCAGGGCCTCGGGAACATATCTGACACTGCCTCGCCGCATCAGTTTGTACCCCAGAATCACATCTTCACGGGTGTAACTGAGGGGATACCCTCCCACTTCAAGAGCGGGCTTGCGGTGAAATCCCATGTTGCTTCCTGCAAGATTGGGGCGTCCTGCCATGCGAGAAAGCTGCAAAAATGCTTTATAGCCGTACTCACTGAACCAGGCGTCCGCTTCAGGAACCCCATAGAACCTCAGCGGTCCGTACACAGCGATGGCCTCCTGCAGGGCATCTGCCATGTGTTTTACCCATGTGCTCTGGGGAAGGCAATCTGCATCTGTGGTGAGAACCACGTCTCCGGTGGCAGCTTCCAGCCCGGCCTGTCTGGCACTGCCCACCCCAGCGCGGACACAACGCACCACACTCACCCCGTAACTGCGGGCAATGGCAGCAGTGTGGTCTGTGCTGTTGTTGTCTACAATGATGACTTCATCCGGCTCCTGTGTTTGTTGTTTGAGAGCCGTCAGTAGATTTCCCAGCAATTTCTCTTCGTTGTAGGCGGGTACGATGACACTGATCTTCATTGGTGGTGTGACGGGGTCCTCATTCCTTCCATCTAGCTAGTATACATAGGGTCTCTTTGTGAACAGCAGAGACAAATGAAACCACTGTAGCAGAATGCTCATGTTACTGGTGCTTGTGGTTCCTCCCTGTCTTTGCGAAAACGCTCCTGCATCTTGCTGACCGCAATTCCCATGGCAAAGTGGTACACTTCTCCGAAATGGGGACCCGGAACACCTGTGGGCAGGTCCACCAGACTGAGGGTCAGGTAGGCAGCACACAGACCTGCCAGCAGGCTGTCTTTGCTTTTCCAGCTGGCATATGCAGTATAAGCAGTCAGCATGAGGATGCCCAGGGTCCCGATGAAACCCGTCTCGCCCAGTGCGTGCAAAACCAGATTGTGGGCAATGAATCCTGCGCTCCACAAGGGCTGCATCCAGTCGGGACAGGGTCCAAAAGGCTCCACTGGCGGGAAAAGGGCACATTTGCTGGTCCAGTGTTCCATCAGGCTCTTCTGGATGTAAGGTCCCAGCTGATAGGGTCCCACTCCGCCCATGAAGTGGCCGAGGAAGGTGGTCCAGGCGTCCCGCCAGATGTCCTCACGGCCACTGGCAAAGTCCACCCGCTGAAGCACATTGCTGTAACGCGTGAAGGGCAACATGAAAATCACCAGGCCTACCCCAATCCCGGTGATTTCTGTCCACCTCAGGGCACGGCCTTTGAGGTTGCGCAGTCCCATCACCAGGATGCCTGCCAGGGTGGCAATGATGGCTCCCCGGCTTCCGGTGGCCATCAGGGCAGCCCCCAGAAAAACCAGCATGCCGAGGCGCAACCACAGCATCCGGCGCATGCTGAGCACAATCAGAATGGCCAGCATCGCCACAATTCCCAGCGACACCGAGTAATAGATGGGGTGTTCCAGACGGAAGTTCAGCGGGTCCTGGGGATGTCTGAGCCAGGTGGTGATGAAGGCAATCAGCAGGGTGATCGCCTCACCGATCAGCAGGGGCTTCAGATAGCGGCTGCCTTTGAGGGTGTACCCCGAAACAAAGAAGGCTGTGATCCACAGGGCACGCACTGCAGCCAGAATGGCGGAAAGCCAGGGAATCGGGGTGAACAGGGCTGCGATGATCTGCGTGCCCCAGAACACCCCCAGAATCCAGCGCAGGGAGCGGTCCAGACCTGAGAGGTGCTTCAGTCCCGAAAAGGCAGCCAGATACAGGGGTATGACCACTGGCACCAGAGCAATGAGGGTCTGAAGGCGACGGTCCTGGCGTTCATCCGGCATGTGGACCTCGGGAGCGGGATTGAGACAGGGCGCGTCCATTGAGCACGACGCGATAGTACACCATGGTCAGGCCCAGAAAAAGGGCAGCCAGGAAAAAGGTGCCAGAACCCGGCAAGATGGCCCAGGCCAGACCTCCAAGGGCAGGACCCACTGCAAATCCCAGGGCTTCAAAAGTCATCAAAACAGACCAGCCCACTGCACGGTAATCTGCAGGGAGCAGTTCGATCACCACACCATTCCAGCTGGAGAGGTAGGTCCCGTAACCTGCAGCCAGTGCAACCACCGCGACCAGCAACCAGATGTAGGCATGCTGAATGAGCAGCGGCAGCGCAATGAAAGCCCCACACATCAGGGCGAGCCCCACCACCATCGCTGTGATCAGTCTGGCCTTGTGGCGCGTGGCATATGCCGTGCCGTACATTCCGGCGACAAACATCACCACCGCAGCAACAATCAGCCCCAGAAGCAAGACAGGAGACCAGCTTTTGATGCCTGCCAGATCGACAAATTTCTGCCAGACGCTGGAAAAGAGGGCTGGGATCAGCATCTGAATGAAGGCAGCTGGAATCAGCTGGCGAAGTGCCCCATAAGGAAAAGCATCTGCTGGTTCTGCTTTTGTCCAGAACTTCAGGGTGTTGGTGGTGACCCTGCGCAGGTAAGAGCGTTCCCGAATCACTTTGTCCAGGGCAGCGGTTTTCAGGTTCCAGTTGAGCAGGGCACTGAGCAGAAAAAGCCCCTGGGTCACCAGAAGGGAAGGAACAAGCCAGGAGGGATGGGTCTGAACCAGAAATCCGCCCCCGAGCATGCCCAGGGCTGTTCCCATACCAATCATCATGTTGCCGCAATTGGCCGCCAGATTTTCCTGCCCCTCTTTTGCTTGCAGGCTGCTGGTGGTCATCACCAGGGGCCACATGGGAGCCACCAGCAGCCCCCAGACGGCCGTCAGCAGGATGCCTCCCAGCATCCCCAGCGTGGGCAAGAAAAGAATGTTCAGAAAACCCAGAATCCCGGCCAGGACAAGCATTTTCCCGGTACCGAATTTGCCGTAATACTTCAGCACAAAAACCTTGGCAGCTGCATCGACAAGATAGTGCGCCGAGATCACCAGTCCAAGCTGAGCGGTGCTCAGACCCATCTGCGATGCAGCATGGGGATAGTAAGCAATGAAGAACCCGGAGCGCACCAGTTCACTGAAACCCAGGGCCAGGATCAACGGGAGAATGCGGAGGGGCTGCTGCCAGGGAACCAGCACACCTTACCTGGCCAGTGCAAAAGTGATGATCGCGCTGGCAGCCAGTTCATTGTCCACGCGAATTTCGGCTTTCATCTTGCCGATGCCGCGCCTGAAAAACTCCAGTTCTGCATGGATGTGCAACTGATCCCCTGGGATGACCTGACGTTTGAAGCGGGCTTCATCCACTCCTGCCAGAAAAGCAATCTGTCCAGGTTCACGTCCCTCTTCCAGCAGGAACACCCCGGCCTGGGCCATCGCCTCGATGAGCAGCACTCCGGGCATCACCGGGTACTGGGGAAAGTGACCATTGAAAAAGGGCTCGTTGATGGTCACGTTCTTCAGGGCATGGACCTTACCGTTGCCGAATTCCAGCACCCGATCAATCAGCAAAAAGGGATAACGGTGGGGTAAGGCCAGCAGGATGTCTTGAATGGTCTTCATCAGAACCTCGCAAAAAAGGAATTGGGGCACAAAAAGTGGGGTGCAGGGCACCCCGGACGTTCACATGAATCAACGCTTGAGGTAGGTGTCGCTGGAAACCAGAGCGTGCCTGAGCACCGGGATCATCTCCAGGGCCTGTCCGGTCCCGATGGCCACACACTGGGTGGCATTCTCGGCCACAGCCACAGGGATACCGGTGGCCTGACGCAGCAGTTCATCAAAGTTGCGCAGGAGCCCTCCCCCACCCGTGATCACAATGCCACGGTCAATGATGTCCGAGACCAGTTCGGGAGGGGTGTTTTCCAGCACACGCTTCACGCCCTCCACGATTTTCACGATGGGTTCTTGCAGGGCTTCCACGATGTCTTCGGTGTTCAGCTTGATGGTTTTGGGAAGGCCATTGATCAGGTCACGTCCGCGCACTTCTGCGGTGAGCACATCGGACTTGTTGACCACCATTGCCGCTCCGATTTTCACCTTGATGGCTTCCGCAGTGCGGTCCCCGATCATCAGGTTTTCCTTGCGGCGCACATAACGCATGATGGACTCGTCAAATTCGTTTCCGGCCACCCGCAGGGATTCAGAGACCACGATGCCCCCGAGCGAGATCACAGCAACATCGGAAGATCCACCCCCGATGTCCACCACCATGTTGCCGATGGGTTCTGCGATCTGCAGACCTGCACCAATGGCCGCAGCCAGAGGTTCTTCAATCAGGTAGGCACGCCTCGCCCCGGAGTTGTGGGCCGCACGCAGCACCGCACGTTTTTCCACCTCGGTGACTCCCGAGGGAATCCCGACCATCAGTTGCGGGCTGAAAATATTGAGAAACTTGCGCCCACCATTCACCTTGCGCAAGAACATGGAAATCATTTTTTCGGTGAGGGCGTCATCGGCAATCACGCCGTCTTTGATGGGACGCACAGCCACAATGTTGCCGGGCGTGCGGCCCAGCATGCGGTAAGCCTCTTCACCGACGGCCATCACTTCTTTGGTGTCGCGGGCCATTGCGATCACACTGGGTTCCTGCAGCACGAGCCCCCTGGATTTGGTGTAAATCAGGAAGGTGGCTGTACCCAGGTCAATTCCGATGTCTTCTGAAAACCTCAACTCGTTCCCCCTTGAAACGCTCCAGCGCCTGAAAGACCGTCCCATGTCTTTTAATGCCTGAGAGCACCTTTGGACTTGCCAGACAACGTCCTGGCCTGAAAAAAGCAGGCCTTGCGAAAGTCAGGTCATGGTGGACCGCTTTCAAACGCACTGTCTACCATCATACGCAAAAAGATGAGGGGTTTTAGCACCCCGATCTATGTGCTGTGCCTTCAAACCACACAGACCCAGCACTGCTGCACAGCACTCTGGTTTTGCAGTCTTTCAGCGGCGTGGCTTGATCCATGCGGCCAGTGCCGTGAGGAGCACGCCAGCCATCACATAAATCATGCCCCGGGTGAATGCCCCGAAGGCCGCCAGTCCCACATACCTCGCCACCTGCCCCTCCACCACTTCGAGCAGAAGCACCAGATTGGGTGCTCCGGGATTCAGGCTGGCAAAGGCTGCAAGGCTGAGCGGAAGCGTGGCCAGGGCCAGCAGGGAAAAGATCACAGTGAACAGGTAAGCGAGGAAAACCACGCGAATATTGTATGGTATTCGCGAGAAATTGCGAGGAGGTCAAAATGCCACTGCCTGCCAGAGTTCGAGTGAGCAAACTGAAAAACTGCCCCAGCGACAGCGTTTTGCGTGTCCTGAAACAATTGAGTGAACGTGCCGATGACCTGAGAAAAATTCCAGAGGTTGCGGGCAGTGTTGCCTCTGCAGGAGGTCAGGTGATTGGTTTTGCGGTGTCCCAGCCTGCCGAAGCATTCGTTTCAACCACCTGGCAGAAACGCGGCATTGAAGAGGAACTGGTGCGGGTGATCTCAGAAGCGAGTGCCCAGTAAAGTAGGGGCGAACCGATGGTTCGCCCTTGAAGCCCGCCATCATCTCGACTTTTACCCCTTCTGGGCGAGTTTCATGGGTTCAGGAAGGTTGTACACCAGAAACATTGAGGGAATCAGCATGAACACACTGACCCACAGGGCAGGCATGATGCCAAAGTGATCTGCGATTCCACCAATACCGGTGAACAGGAGTCCTGAAACCCCCCAGGAGAAGCCCATCATGATGCTGCTTGCCAGAGCGACATGGTTCGGGGCATATTCCTGTGCTGCAACCACACCCACCGGAATGGTGGCATTGGTCAGGCCTCCCACAATGAAGGTAAGGGGGTAATACCACAGGTCAGCAGGCGTGCTGTAAAAGAGCAGAATGTAGAGGGGAATCAGGCCCAGCAGACTGCTGCGCAGGACCTTCACACGCCCGTATTTGTCAGAAAGCCGCCCACCCACAATGCCTCCAATGGCACTGGCAATGGCATACACGCCCAGGGACAGTGCCACCTCGTTTTTGCCAAAGCCCCTGCTGGCCAGCAGGAATGGCAGCAGACCGTTGTACCCGATGGAAGTGAGGGAGCGCAGCACAGCCATTCCCCAGAGTTTCTGCACCGGGCCTTTAAACACACTTAAGTATTCCTTTACGGTGGCTTTCTTTTTCTGGGTGTGGATGGAAGGCACACTGAAGTAAATCCCAATCCCAATCAACAGGATCACCGGAATCATGTAAGGAAGTCCCTGCAGCCCAAGCACCACCACCAGCACAGGCCCGAGGGCCATTCCTGCGGTTCCTCCTGCACTGAAAAGACTTGCCCAGAGGCCCCGCTGATGTGAGGGGCTGTAATCGGACACGTAAGCTGAACCAGAAGGATGCAAAATCCCACTGCCAATGCCAGAAATCGCCACAAGAGCCACAAGAAGGGCAAAGGAAGGCATGTAAGGCATCAGGCACAGGCCCACCCCTGCCAGGGTGGGCCCCAAAGCCAGCATCAATCTGCGGTCAAAGCGTTCTGTGGCAACGCCCAGCACGGGTTGCAGCACACTGCTGGTCAGGGACATCACGCTGGAAAGAAAGGCCACCTGGGTGAGGGTCAGGCCAAAGATCTTCTGCAGGTCAGGCCCAAGCGGACCCAGCAAGGTTGTGAAAGCGTCCGTAAAGAAGTGGCCGAGGGTGGCAGCCACGGCAATGATCACAGCACTGGGGGCAAGGAGGGGTGGGGCGGTGCGCATTGGGCCATCATAACCCCCACATTTGTGTTGGGACGTAAGCCAAATTTCTTATTTCCAGAGCTGAAAATGCTCTCATCCGGGAGTTGAGTCCCTTCAGAAGGTATGATCTGCGTCAATCGCACTCAAAATTTTCATCCTGTCTTCAAGAAGGCATTAATTTTATCCCTCATCATGAGAGCAGAAGCATCACCAAGGAGGCACGTGTGAAACGAAACATTGCGATTCTTTCTCTGGTCACAGGTCTGGTTCTGGGCTCTACCCTGCTGCGCGACAACCTGCCCACCAGCACCGTCCAGGCGCAAAGTGCTCCCCAGATCAGCCTGAATGAGGGTCAGGCCAGACTGCAGAACGAACAGAACACCATGGACATCGTCAAGAACTACCAGGACGGTGTGGTTTATGTCGGGGTGTACGCACAGCCTGAGGAAAACGCCCTGTCTGGCAGTCCCTTTGGCGGCAACATGGACCCCTTTGAATACTTCTTTGGCAACCCCCAGCAGACCCCACAGCCCCGCAATCAGAACAATGAGCCCGAGCAAAGTGGGGTGGGCAGTGGTTTCCTGCTCGACAAAGACGGTTACATCCTGACCAATTACCACGTGGTGGCAGACTCTTCAAAGATTCGCGTCCGACTGCACCGCAGTGACAAAGAGTATGACGCCACTGTGGTGGGCAAGGCCCCTGATTACGATCTGGCACTGCTCAAGGTCGACAACCTGGACCAGAACCTTGCTGTTCCAATGAAACTGGGCAACAGTGACAACCTCGCGGTGGGCCAGAAAGCCATTGCGATGGGGGCCCCCTTTGATCTGGACTTCACCGTGACCGAAGGAATCATCTCCAACGTGGGGCGCGTGATTCCCACCGGTCAGCGAGGAATTCCCCAGAAAGCCATCCAGACCGATGCGGCCATCAACCCTGGCAACTCGGGAGGACCGCTGCTGAACTCCAGTGGTGAGGTGATCGGCATCAACACCCAGATCCTTTCTCCATCTGGAGGCCAGAACGCCGGGATTGGTTTTGCCATTCCCATCAATGTGGCAAAAAACATCCTTCCTCAGCTGAAAGCTGGAAAAACTGTCAGTGGACCGCGCATTGGCATCAGTGGTCTGCCACTGGCCGGATACCCCCTCAACCAGCTCCGCCAGGACCTGATCGACCAGTACAAGCTGCCCAAACAGGGTGTGCTGGTGCAGGAAGTCACCAAAGGATCTCCAGCCGACAAAGCTGGCATCAAGGCAGGAACCAGATCCTTCAGAACTGGGATACCTCAGGTGCCCACCATTGTGCTCGGGGGGGACGTGATCACCACCGTCAATGGCAAGAAAGTGGAATCCAGTCTGGACATTGCCAATGAACTCTTCAGCAAACAAAATGGGGACAAAGTTCAATTGGGCGTGCTGCGCGATGGCAAGACCATCAATGTGGATGTCACCCTTTCCACCTTTGAAGACACCCAGCAGTAAATCACAACGTCAACGGACTGCCCTCCCTCCAGAGGGTGGTCTGTTTTCATGCAACGGAGGCCGTTCTGAAACCAAATCGGTATAGTGAAGAGGCATGTTCGGTCCCCTGAGCCTCCTTGCCACAGACGCCCTGCAATTTGTGATGCTGGTTCTGGGCATCTGCCTGGGACTGGTCACCCACAATTATGTTCAGGCCAGGCTTGCCGTGAAACTGGGAAACCACACCCCAAAAGCATTTCTGACTTTTGATCCTTTCATCCATCTGAATCTGTTTTCACTGGTGCTGTATCTGCTTCTGGGTCTGTGTACCCCACGTGGCATCCCTCTTGGAGAGCACCACGAAAAACACCGCCATGAAATCTGGATCTGGCTGTCCGGTCCTGTGGTTCTGCTTCTGGTGGCCCTGTTTTTGCTGTTGTTGATCCGGCTTCAACAGGTGCTTGCCCCCGCACTGGACCCTGCAGGACACGGGCTTGCTCTGGCCAGTCTGGGCCTGGTGGTGCATGCCATCATTTTCCTGATGCCCCTTCCAGAACTCGATGGTGGACGTGCCCTGCTGTCCGTGACCCGGGGAAGGTTCAGGCAGTTTCTGATCCGCATGTGGCGTCTCGGGGTGCTTTTCACCTACCTGATGTTTTTTCTTTTTGTTTATTTTGGGGCCACCAACCAGCTTGCTGCTCCTGTCTATGGTCTGCTGAGGGGATGGGTCAACCTGCTGCCTTTGTGAAACCCAATCCAGTCAGGTTCCAGGGACAGATGCAAATTACCAATCTTCATCTCTGGCCCCTGTAGAATACAAGCCATGTTTACTGGCGGAATTCTATCTTTGCTCGCCCAGGGCGAATATGTGGCTTTCATCCTGGTGGTGGCTGCCATCATGATGTCGTTTATCATTCACGAGTGGGGGCATGCCTACGCAGCCGTTCTGGAAGGGGACCAAACCCCGCGTTTTGATGGTCGCCTCACCCTCAACCCGGCGAAACACATTGATCCTTTCGGATTTCTGCTGATTCTGCTGGTGGGCTTTGGCTGGGCGAAACCGGTCATCACCAACCCCAGCCGTTACAAACACAAATGGGGTGATCTGTTTGTGTCGAGTGCCGGGATCATCATGAACCTGATCCTGGCCCTGATCTGCCTGATTCTGCTGCGCATTGTGCTCAGCTCTGGTGTGGGTGGGGAATTCATGCAGACTCTGGTGCAGGCGCTGACCATGATTGCTTACATGAATGTCAGTCTGGCCATCTTCAATGCCATTCCCATTCCTCCCCTGGACGGCAGCCACATTCTGCTGAACCTGCTTCCCAGAAACATGCAGTTCCAGTGGAGGCAGGCGATGTACTCCTACAACAACACCTTTCTGCTGCTGATCGCCCTGATGCTGA
Above is a genomic segment from Deinococcus cellulosilyticus NBRC 106333 = KACC 11606 containing:
- a CDS encoding MFS transporter is translated as MRTAPPLLAPSAVIIAVAATLGHFFTDAFTTLLGPLGPDLQKIFGLTLTQVAFLSSVMSLTSSVLQPVLGVATERFDRRLMLALGPTLAGVGLCLMPYMPSFALLVALVAISGIGSGILHPSGSAYVSDYSPSHQRGLWASLFSAGGTAGMALGPVLVVVLGLQGLPYMIPVILLIGIGIYFSVPSIHTQKKKATVKEYLSVFKGPVQKLWGMAVLRSLTSIGYNGLLPFLLASRGFGKNEVALSLGVYAIASAIGGIVGGRLSDKYGRVKVLRSSLLGLIPLYILLFYSTPADLWYYPLTFIVGGLTNATIPVGVVAAQEYAPNHVALASSIMMGFSWGVSGLLFTGIGGIADHFGIMPALWVSVFMLIPSMFLVYNLPEPMKLAQKG
- a CDS encoding S1C family serine protease, whose translation is MKRNIAILSLVTGLVLGSTLLRDNLPTSTVQAQSAPQISLNEGQARLQNEQNTMDIVKNYQDGVVYVGVYAQPEENALSGSPFGGNMDPFEYFFGNPQQTPQPRNQNNEPEQSGVGSGFLLDKDGYILTNYHVVADSSKIRVRLHRSDKEYDATVVGKAPDYDLALLKVDNLDQNLAVPMKLGNSDNLAVGQKAIAMGAPFDLDFTVTEGIISNVGRVIPTGQRGIPQKAIQTDAAINPGNSGGPLLNSSGEVIGINTQILSPSGGQNAGIGFAIPINVAKNILPQLKAGKTVSGPRIGISGLPLAGYPLNQLRQDLIDQYKLPKQGVLVQEVTKGSPADKAGIKAGTRSFRTGIPQVPTIVLGGDVITTVNGKKVESSLDIANELFSKQNGDKVQLGVLRDGKTINVDVTLSTFEDTQQ
- a CDS encoding O-antigen ligase family protein, with protein sequence MPDERQDRRLQTLIALVPVVIPLYLAAFSGLKHLSGLDRSLRWILGVFWGTQIIAALFTPIPWLSAILAAVRALWITAFFVSGYTLKGSRYLKPLLIGEAITLLIAFITTWLRHPQDPLNFRLEHPIYYSVSLGIVAMLAILIVLSMRRMLWLRLGMLVFLGAALMATGSRGAIIATLAGILVMGLRNLKGRALRWTEITGIGVGLVIFMLPFTRYSNVLQRVDFASGREDIWRDAWTTFLGHFMGGVGPYQLGPYIQKSLMEHWTSKCALFPPVEPFGPCPDWMQPLWSAGFIAHNLVLHALGETGFIGTLGILMLTAYTAYASWKSKDSLLAGLCAAYLTLSLVDLPTGVPGPHFGEVYHFAMGIAVSKMQERFRKDREEPQAPVT
- a CDS encoding rod shape-determining protein, translating into MRFSEDIGIDLGTATFLIYTKSRGLVLQEPSVIAMARDTKEVMAVGEEAYRMLGRTPGNIVAVRPIKDGVIADDALTEKMISMFLRKVNGGRKFLNIFSPQLMVGIPSGVTEVEKRAVLRAAHNSGARRAYLIEEPLAAAIGAGLQIAEPIGNMVVDIGGGSSDVAVISLGGIVVSESLRVAGNEFDESIMRYVRRKENLMIGDRTAEAIKVKIGAAMVVNKSDVLTAEVRGRDLINGLPKTIKLNTEDIVEALQEPIVKIVEGVKRVLENTPPELVSDIIDRGIVITGGGGLLRNFDELLRQATGIPVAVAENATQCVAIGTGQALEMIPVLRHALVSSDTYLKR
- a CDS encoding glycosyltransferase, whose translation is MKISVIVPAYNEEKLLGNLLTALKQQTQEPDEVIIVDNNSTDHTAAIARSYGVSVVRCVRAGVGSARQAGLEAATGDVVLTTDADCLPQSTWVKHMADALQEAIAVYGPLRFYGVPEADAWFSEYGYKAFLQLSRMAGRPNLAGSNMGFHRKPALEVGGYPLSYTREDVILGYKLMRRGSVRYVPEALMHTSGRRLQDGWSRLLFKNFSDLFNKNPKAYR
- a CDS encoding MFS transporter, which encodes MLVPWQQPLRILPLILALGFSELVRSGFFIAYYPHAASQMGLSTAQLGLVISAHYLVDAAAKVFVLKYYGKFGTGKMLVLAGILGFLNILFLPTLGMLGGILLTAVWGLLVAPMWPLVMTTSSLQAKEGQENLAANCGNMMIGMGTALGMLGGGFLVQTHPSWLVPSLLVTQGLFLLSALLNWNLKTAALDKVIRERSYLRRVTTNTLKFWTKAEPADAFPYGALRQLIPAAFIQMLIPALFSSVWQKFVDLAGIKSWSPVLLLGLIVAAVVMFVAGMYGTAYATRHKARLITAMVVGLALMCGAFIALPLLIQHAYIWLLVAVVALAAGYGTYLSSWNGVVIELLPADYRAVGWSVLMTFEALGFAVGPALGGLAWAILPGSGTFFLAALFLGLTMVYYRVVLNGRALSQSRSRGPHAG
- a CDS encoding site-2 protease family protein — encoded protein: MFTGGILSLLAQGEYVAFILVVAAIMMSFIIHEWGHAYAAVLEGDQTPRFDGRLTLNPAKHIDPFGFLLILLVGFGWAKPVITNPSRYKHKWGDLFVSSAGIIMNLILALICLILLRIVLSSGVGGEFMQTLVQALTMIAYMNVSLAIFNAIPIPPLDGSHILLNLLPRNMQFQWRQAMYSYNNTFLLLIALMLNYYVLGNPLGKLIYAAFRGLATLVGV
- the fabZ gene encoding 3-hydroxyacyl-ACP dehydratase FabZ; this translates as MKTIQDILLALPHRYPFLLIDRVLEFGNGKVHALKNVTINEPFFNGHFPQYPVMPGVLLIEAMAQAGVFLLEEGREPGQIAFLAGVDEARFKRQVIPGDQLHIHAELEFFRRGIGKMKAEIRVDNELAASAIITFALAR